The following are encoded in a window of Podospora pseudoanserina strain CBS 124.78 chromosome 6, whole genome shotgun sequence genomic DNA:
- a CDS encoding hypothetical protein (COG:U; COG:Y; EggNog:ENOG503NYWN; BUSCO:EOG09260IU8) yields the protein MDAHLVQVLVDTQKPQGAPRKQAELELQLAQRNPDFPLALTRIGLSQQLAVGIRQASLSALRRFVEKNWQPEGNDPDHVPISDETKEYLKTTILNLAIAPEDEQDERKVKVSASLLISKIAVADFPHNWPNLLPTVLGIMPTGNDAQLHGALRILQDLVEEAITDEQFFSLARDIITACYEVALNVNRKSQHRALAVAVLRACFDLMEVVKDGHKKEVKAFADEVLSGWLPFMEQVVSSPLPEVANADSQPEEWYGPVALKIQVLKTLIKIKTVFGSLLLPQSPKFFTVTWQELKRLGPVYEALYVTSDSQSRLEDTDGLPYSVDVLVLDELDFLNQCMRASPVAKSLEAEIASHGSVHNTPWVLELMEILVRYGQVSQEEEGLWELDVSLYLAEETSVSSNYTARTACGDLLIKMGEWMGEDAFVGLYAFTKTLFVGEHPSWQKQEAALFLFISLFNDFYDCEKNIPLNMSHAWLELVNYAIGRQDLPMLRARGYLVAGALARTYEPALGLLDAVITAMNQDESELVQVACVKAVEGFIIGGAPIEAQVPIIVAIQQFLESKDMSDLDDAEDLLVTLLDTLRSAFKMDYRIVLSPESKALDLVFLVVKHGAANLQVDGLVNDIFYELAERIQQIEDPALYTALCSKALPSITSTFDVANLTQDEPLVTIAAEILAVLLNFGVEPLPAGLVATVLPKVNRLLMSSDEAEVLRPAAEAVKYMLQHDHQQMFNYQDENGRSGLEVCLHIIDRLLGQNLEDNAAAEVGGVAAELVEKAGQERLGPFLQQLLQAVAQRLDSAQNVGLIQSLILVFARLSEVGAHDVVEFLSGININGQNGLQVVLTKWLENSVNFVGYEETARNIIALSKVYALNDPRVAQVQVRGQLIISEGNRIRTRSQTKLQPDQYTIIPAPLKILKLLVDDLVTASGAQPASKVAAAAASQFADLDSDDGSEGWEDETNDLVNLGAAVSAGNFDFGDKVRNDETGEYLRVFFVKAAQENTANFQHWFELLSDEEKGKLRELAQ from the exons ATGGACGCCCATCTCGTCCAAGTCCTTGTCGACACGCAAAAGCCCCAAGGAGCGCCTCGAAAACAGGCCGAGCTCGAACTCCAACTTGCCCAAAGGAACCCCGACTTTCCTCTAGCACTCACACGCATCGGCCTATCACAGCAGCTCGCGGTCGGAATCCGACAGGCATCCCTGAGTGCCCTCCGCAGATTTGTTGAGAAGAACTGGCAACCCGAGGGCAATGATCCGGACCATGTGCCCATTTCCGACGAGACCAAAGAGTATTTGAAGACCACTattctcaacctcgccatAGCTCCCGAGGATGAGCAGGATGAgcgcaaggtcaaggtctCGGCCAG TCTTCTTATTTCGAAGATCGCCGTCGCCGACTTCCCACACAACTGGCCCAACCTCCTGCCCACCGTACTGGGTATTATGCCCACTGGCAACGATGCTCAGCTCCATGGCGCTCTTCGAATTTTGCAGGACCTTGTAGAGGAGGCTATCACCGATGAGCAATTCTTTAGCTTGGCCCGCGACATTATTACGGCATGCTACGAGGTGGCCTTGAACGTAAACCGCAAGTCTCAGCATCGTGCGCTGGCTGTCGCTGTCTTGCGCGCATGCTTCGACCTGATGGAAGTTGTGAAGGATGGCCACAAGAAGGAGGTTAAAGCCTTTGCCGATGAAGTCTTGTCTGGGTGGCTTCCATTCATGGAGCAGGTCGTCTCCAGCCCGCTTCCAGAAGTTGCCAATGCGGATAGCCAACCGGAGGAGTGGTACGGCCCAGTTGCGCTCAAGATCCAGGTCCTCAAGACTCtgatcaagatcaagaccgTATTTGgttctcttctcttgccTCAGAGCCCCAAGTTCTTCACGGTAACATGGCAGGAGCTGAAGCGGTTGGGACCTGTGTACGAAGCACTCTACGTTACTAGTGACTCGCAGAGCCGCTTGGAAGACACAGATGGCCTTCCGTATTCGGTCGACGTCCTGGTGTTGGATGAGCTGGACTTCCTTAACCAGTGCATGCGGGCAAGCCCTGTGGCAAAGTCGCTGGAGGCTGAGATTGCCAGTCACGGATCGGTACACAACACGCCTTGGGTTCTGGAACTCATGGAGATCCTCGTCAGGTACGGGCAGGTCagccaagaggaggagggcctcTGGGAGCTTGATGTTTCTCTCTACCTTGCCGAGGAGACGTCCGTGTCCTCAAACTACACGGCCAGAACCGCCTGCGGTGACCTGCTCATCAAGATGGGTGAGTGGATGGGCGAGGACGCCTTCGTTGGGCTGTATGCGTTTACCAAGACACTCTTCGTGGGAGAGCACCCAAGCTGgcagaagcaggaggcggCTCTTTTCCTGttcatctccctcttcaacgaTTTTTATGACTGCGAAAAGAACATCCCACTGAACATGTCCCACGCCTGGCTGGAGCTTGTCAACTACGCCATCGGCAGGCAGGACCTGCCCATGTTGCGCGCTAGAGGCTATCTGGTTGCTGGTGCCTTGGCCAGGACATATGAGCCAGCTCTTGGTTTGCTGGACGCCGTCATCACCGCTATGAACCAGGACGAGTCTGAGCTTGTGCAGGTAGCTTGCGTCAAGGCAGTCGAAGGCTTCATTATCGGTGGCGCTCCCATTGAAGCGCAAGTGCCCATTATCGTCGCTATCCAGCAATTCCTCGAATCCAAGGATATGAGCGATCttgacgatgccgaggatCTTCTTGTCACTCTCCTCGACACGCTTAGGTCAGCGTTCAAGATGGACTACCGTATTGTCCTCTCGCCCGAGAGCAAGGCGCTCGacttggtgttcttggtcGTGAAGCATGGTGCTGCCAACCTTCAAGTCGATGGCCTCGTCAACGATATTTTCTACGAGCTTGCCGAGAGGATTCAACAGATCGAAGACCCAGCTCTCTATACCGCCCTTTGCAGCAAGGCTCTGCCCTCTATCACTAGCACCTTTGACGTTGCCAATCTCACTCAGGATGAGCCGCTGGTTACGATTGCAGCCGAGATTCTCGCCGTTCTCCTCAACTTTGGTGTTGAGCCGCTGCCCGCCGGCTTGGTTGCCACGGTTCTTCCCAAGGTCAATCGGTTGCTTATGTCATCTGACGAAGCTGAGGTTCTTAGGCCGGCTGCCGAAGCTGTCAAATACATGCTCCAACACGACCATCAGCAGATGTTTAACTACCAAGACGAAAACGGCCGTTCTGGGTTAGAGGTCTGTCTCCACATTATCGACCGTCTCCTTGGTCAGAACTTGGAGGATAATGCCGCCGCtgaagttggtggtgttgctgctgaacTCGTCGAAAAGGCTGGCCAAGAGAGGCTTGGTCCCTTTTTGCAACAGCTTTTGCAGGCTGTTGCGCAGCGTCTCGACAGCGCTCAGAATGTTGGTCTGATACAGTCTCTGATCCTGGTCTTTGCTCGCCTTTCCGAGGTGGGCGCTCACGATGTTGTGGAGTTCTTGAGCGGCATCAACATAAACGGGCAGAATGGCCTGCAGGTTGTGCTGACCAAGTGGTTGGAGAACTCGGTCAACTTTGTGGGGTATGAGGAGACTGCGAGAAA catcatcgccctctccaaGGTCTACGCCCTCAACGACCCCCGCGTCGCGCAGGTTCAGGTCAGGGGCCAACTCATCATTTCCGAGGGCAACCGCATTAGGACACGATCCCAGACCAAGTTGC AGCCTGATCAATACACCATCATCCCTGCCCCGCTCAAgatcctcaagctcctcgtcgaCGACCTCGTCACCGCGTCAGgagcccagccagcctccAAGGTAGCAGCTGCGGCGGCGTCCCAGTTTGCAGACCTCGACTCAGACGACGGGTCCGAGGGCTGGGAGGATGAGACCAACGACTTGGTCAACCTCGGCGCTGCCGTCTCTGCGGGCAACTTTGACTTTGGCGACAAGGTACGCAACGACGAGACGGGTGAGTATCTGAGGGTGTTCTTTGTCAAGGCGGCGCAGGAAAACACGGCGAACTTTCAGCACTGGTTTGAACTTCTtagtgatgaggagaaggggaaactGAGGGAGCTGGCTCAGTAG
- a CDS encoding hypothetical protein (EggNog:ENOG503P102; COG:G), whose product MADHEHSTMGSGGPVSPGLSVDAAATIMPSYSGPFSCPTKERELRESHSTNPFASLANSMNTFKFVAILSAFFRSLKPASVFGRYGSIVGRASRILAAMAGFAVTCVALWTAICAMEDSRKALRLAEWTAKKEFLEFCQTSNFKQTSCQTVKTASLDPPPTPWIVSRMYRREIGVSVGYSQDFGAVLAGFPFTILWWAIFSRKVRRIIQHRYFSRHPRKSRELGSLAESMKMERPRQESHSILSPEERSPVPPPISFGTGMAADFDFSSPLSAPQLDLGLSTGLERYSRAEAARRKRLRTAQSPAEYQFDEAIHSVYPLDVTGFIEQELKSDLDTHNLTFCWKCEPQHIDQDGKLIVPDLAEDMLCSSTPGESPLFCHDCGDSLSPWLNTEDSEEESHQPVVVNLRQVMQECFDRLDEIEVYCWECEVNEPNSSRIFGATGSERKFSNRCGLSCYGCGDELPAMVKEDGRVEYPGGINLRKRRPYLLSKQHLEEVAE is encoded by the exons ATGGCCGATCACGAGCATTCAACCATGGGTAGTGGAGGACCTGTTTCACCTGGTCTATCTGTTGATGCAGCAGCGACGATAATGCCGAGCTATTCTGGACCGTTCTCTTGCCCTACGAAGGAGAGGGAATTGAGAGAATCACATTCAACCAACCCATTCGCGAGTTTGGCAAACTCCATGAATACATTCAAGTTTGTGGCAATTCTCAGCGCGTTTTTCCGAAGTCTAAAACCTGCATCTGTCTTTGGAAGATACGGGAGCATTGTTGGTAGAGCCAGTCGGATCCTGGCTGCAATGGCCGGTTTTGCTGTGACCTGCGTAGCACTATGGACGGCGATTTGTGCGATGGAGGATAGCCGAAAGGCTTTAAGGTTGGCTGAGTGGACGGCGAAGAAAGAGTTCTTAGAGTTCTGCCAGACA AGCAATTTCAAGCAGACCAGTTGCCAGACAGTCAAAACGGCTTCTCTCGATCCGCCACCAACGCCGTGGATTGTTTCGCGCATGTATCGACGAGAAATTGGTGTCAGCGTAGGGTACTCCCAGGATTTCGGCGCGGTACTTGCTGGCTTTCCCTTCACTATTCTTTGGTGGGCAATATTCAGCAGAAAGGTGCGGAGGATCATACAGCATCGATATTTCTCCCGCCACCCTAGGAAAAGCCGGGAACttgggtcactcgctgagAGTATGAAAATGGAGAGGCCACGACAGGAGTCTCATTCCATTCTTTCACCGGAAGAAAGGTCACCTGTTCCCCCGCCAATATCTTTTGGTACCGGAATGGCTGCCGATTTCGATTTCAGCTCTCCCTTATCAGCGCCGCAATTGGACTTGGGATTGTCGACAGGATTGGAAAGATATTCGAGAGCGGAAGCAGCCAGGCGCAAGAGATTGAGAACCGCGCAATCTCCAGCCGAGTATCAATTTGACGAGGCAATACACTCGGTGTACCCCCTGGACGTGACGGGATTTATTGAACAAGAGCTAAAGAGCGATTTGGACACTCATAATCTGACCTTTTGCTGGAAGTGCGAGCCGCAACACATTGACCAAGATGGGAAGCTAATAGTACCAGATCTGGCTGAAGACATGTTATGTAGTTCGACACCTGGAGAAAGTCCTTTGTTCTGTCACGACTGTGGCGACTCCCTTTCGCCATGGTTGAACACGGAAGATTCCGAAGAAGAATCACACCAGCCTGTGGTTGTCAATCTTCGCCAAGTCATGCAGGAATGCTTTGACCGATTGGATGAAATTGAGGTGTATTGCTGGGAGTGTGAGGTCAATGAACCAAATTCGTCTCGGATATTTGGAGCCACTGGTTCTGAAAGGAAATTTTCAAACAGGTGCGGGCTTTCATGTTATGGGTGTGGCGATGAGCTACCGGCAatggtgaaggaggatggAAGGGTGGAATACCCAGGCGGGATCAACTTGCGCAAAAGGCGACCGTACTTGCTCTCGAAACAACATCTTGAGGAAGTGGCCGAATAG
- a CDS encoding hypothetical protein (EggNog:ENOG503P0KC), which yields MPRLDSTEASQLGSSRRESSSTSASIIIRGPEPHHRRQMISSISFQILDREFPSLVSPCSSRNSPRQTLIRVPAPKPTASLGFPSSITYYLPFAAAKMASSKENPSLEHRLWPAIYKTRISAYLADFLGERPSRRSLKRKGLYCVCILCAPVRRFLEDEKKQVSSVKVLNKDMRAHLHNKIDDVALGEDLQHVTKKPERLVMVTKTFKLGDGHLKRWVGKVEQVREVMRRFDARHLEEVVGDVDVWGEVVRGGGGEGATERVAKRRRLY from the exons atGCCACGACTCGACTCTACCGAAGCATCGCAGCTTGGTTCCTCACGTCGGGAAAGCTCAAGCACTTCGGCCAGTATTATCATTCGCGGGCCAGAACCACACCACAGGAGGCAGATGATCTCTTCGATTTCTTTCCAGATTCTCGACCGCGAATTTCCCTCTCTCGTCTCACCTTGTTCGTCGAGGAACTCTCCAAGGCAGACCTTAATACGGGTGCCAGCTCCGAAGCCCACCGCTTCACTTGgattcccctcctcaatcacCTACTACCTACCctttgccgccgccaaaatGGCTTCTTCCAAAGAGAATCCAAGCCTGGAGCATCGGCTCTGGCCGGCAATCTACAAGACACGCATCTCAGCTTATTTAGCTGACTTCCTCGGTGAGCGACCTAGCCGGCGTTCTCTCAAACGAAAGGGTCTCTACTGCGTTTGTATACTATGCGCCCCGGTGAGAAGGTTTttggaggacgagaagaaacAGGTGTCTAGTGTGAAGGTCTTGAACAAGGACATGAGGGCGCATTTGCATAACAAGATTGATGATGTGGCGCTTGGGGAGGATTTGCAGCATGTTACGAAGAAGccggagaggttggtgatggtgacgaaGACATTTAAGCTGGGTGACGGACATCTGAAGCGGTGGGTGGGGAAGGTGGAACAGGTCAGagaggtgatgaggaggtttGATGCTCGGCatcttgaggaggttgttggagatgttgatgtttggggggaggttgttaggggag gggggggggagggggctaCGGAGAGGGTGGCGAAAAGGAGGAGACTTTATTGA
- a CDS encoding hypothetical protein (COG:D; EggNog:ENOG503P318) — protein sequence MVTMADESSSLPIDQSHILLTSFNTFLTVAIHNILFYRRLYPPETFLSARAYNLPVHQNRHPKVCTWITDAVSSVAAQLSSGKVYLIAVVIHSPLNPFSLSFPPSPSPIPPGSVLERYTFDTSHFPTWTTPSMATHARILQKDFRSEVTREPLLNHPSLNLTNLNEQFRACLLKMAQAMERLSPIPEGCTFTLAVELKDDAAAPIGHHQDWIPSEPTDPPPEPQDRKGKGGCVTSVASRAETAVAVKTTPVRVVEAGPLWFECWVEESRAKVGLMEFTAAQERV from the exons ATGGTCACCATGGCCGAcgaatcctcctccctccccataGACCAAtcccacatcctcctcacatcattcaacaccttcctcaccgtcGCCATCCACAACATCCTCTTCTACCGCCGTCTCTACCCCCCCGAaaccttcctctccgcccgCGCCtacaacctccccgtccaCCAAAACCGTCACCCAAAAGTATGCACCTGGATCACCGACGCCGTCTCCTCCGTCGCCGCCCAGCTATCATCAGGCAAAGTCTACCTCATAGCAGTAGTAATCCACTCCCCTCTCAAccctttctccctctccttccccccctccccatcccccatccctcccgGCTCAGTCCTAGAACGCTACACATTCGACACCTCCCACTTCCCAACCTGgacaaccccctccatgGCCACCCACGCCCGGATCCTGCAAAAGGACTTCCGCTCCGAAGTCACCCGTGAGCCGTTACTtaaccacccctcccttaacctcaccaacctcaacgagCAATTCCGGGCTTGCCTCCTCAAGATGGCGCAGGCGATGGAGCGGTTGAGTCCGATACCAGAGGGGTGCACGTTCACGCTAGCTGTAGAGCTGAAAGATGACGCTGCTGCTCCCATCGGT CACCATCAAGATTGGATCCCCTCAGAACCAACTGATCCTCCACCAGAGCCACAAGACAGAAAAGGCAAGGGGGGGTGCGTCACCTCAGTGGCATCCAGGGCAGAAACCGCGGTAGCAGTCAAAACTACACCAGtcagggtggtggaggctggACCGCTGTGGTTTGAGTGCTGGGTTGAGGAGTCGAGGGCAAAGGTTGGGTTGATGGAATTTACGGCTGCGCAAGAGAGAGTCTGA
- a CDS encoding hypothetical protein (EggNog:ENOG503NYRK; COG:S), which translates to MVRVTEELALSPEHVTLYYASDPLMGHLPVLIFHGPSTTANYTLNSSRIQIHIYSPAGFVSFPRITVSPNSPFYSVVAHLPREFQGDEVCRGLAFGLYKYFSELPEAVKTYLKNAYSTRARRPGSAPAMFGEQHAADLAKAAVQAENTTEVVDILGDALQTQHIGCVDMDLVLPPGSIVPLGNADLEEVPEDEDDILDPTLRQYGGYNQIVKLFGEPVFLPTSKLRRAPSRPTSLNRSKSFSKNQKVELRMKMGELVDTEERYVLKLNELVNNIAVDFYKKAKERSAGSISPSEEEVERLFPKSAQAILEVNSAFMEELRRVMDESEEEAMKDMETPFPPTRLNSPNKAKDPSGALAMARLFLDWFPKFTECYQDYIRASQNFPKLLNNFLDQQSSFRQRVVQTGEQTIRSLLIEPVQRLPRYNLFIDQIVACLPITHPALQVLLRARDIITNICSMDDPLPDKPHVTHRLRTMVECWPADLEPQGRLILAVDFVELAAPYIDDDIPDRPGILLLFSDCVVILQKKGDSERTARDFLKEIDKPSPAGLLAAMTNAAGGQGSWEFAFTGWHSLADVRFTESIDGRLIWMTSTQEMKGAHAGEYFTSKAITTRCFLLREHYEGKANKWTEDIVKARIEGRFSEKEREDPAWTLRSVKMQDAQFGLHAAVFQEGAHQLIEGRREPAPIRVVLDIENGTKGAPVGHYGVEIVTEVRCGDMKRISMNTIGLNGKRFTDDIALEDFLPTLSRRIVQLLSSQFSVANPRLVPALVSYYTKVIRAINIAPKVEKSSSRSFLSSSPVKMLSSFLSGNSSASSNGTDSTPVNGSKHRRTNSARMRSEREKERERERERERDREPTVLNSSVSSREQGIPRITMEEERPENPLVRLEQTFTGYVANMQARKGYFIGRTLLNRSMADELAINDLYNRLIEFPFDLEAAQELGTEVIFCAFEKFVRIAWREQIGPIMTMQALEALQIRASKKVVGDFADFVRFIFSDMAPQNRRAFTALIKLLADLLDGCSNDGDRGALTLAFAELLVDDDTAPNYINLLDRMVEDVDRIFEENHLSVTMQMLMNNRSFESLHATGRSHKSQSGSVTSNTSSLRRKFGFDTLLRQNSKNDERPSVWRTLSKHASKAPVPGESASLGKNSRSKSIDMSLNFPTQGRLRRPASRDRPPIAGAFDDIEHRPGSSNRYLETIGEPHDEPTETKLVKKKRRSSLSDLKTLMAAANIDDPEEQLMPLRVSRQQTAEKFNSTPRPQSMVFSRVSTSPTKASPSRIPISPQPPSSSTSTFRSSRQKENDPILHHDIKTPSEKEGDGSEEDSGKTSYDRARARTIAISQIPTLKPNSRIPGATIFPPPLESPANVRPGTGTSSIPRTPSTPGQRLRLQSPQKLRERLQTEKKAIDEVDASLKSELSRIEEDMARLGGSSLPRSSTLDFRKLTLAVKTLEEKVPLALIELEQRKQQLEKDLEDTLRGMEMKVKAIDQLYKEATAENELLYEKFNGELGKIVKAIKGKGQEGKEELVGRLREQGEEMGRVKRENARLKREVVSLRGVLKGSVREGHQGGDT; encoded by the coding sequence ATGGTTCGTGTCACCGAGGAGCTGGCGCTGTCGCCAGAACATGTCACTCTTTACTATGCCAGCGACCCCTTGATGGGCCACCTGCCagtcctcatcttccacgGTCCCTCGACGACAGCCAATTACACGCTCAACAGCTCGCGAATCCAGATACACATCTACAGCCCGGCCGGCTTCGTATCTTTTCCGCGTATCACTGTCTCACCCAACTCTCCTTTCTACAGCGTAGTCGCGCACTTGCCACGGGAATTTCAGGGAGATGAGGTCTGCCGAGGACTGGCCTTTGGGTTGTACAAGTATTTCAGCGAGTTGCCCGAGGCGGTGAAGACATATTTGAAGAATGCGTACTCGACACGCGCTCGTCGGCCAGGTTCGGCGCCGGCAATGTTTGGAGAACAGCACGCGGCAGATCtggccaaggctgctgtCCAAGCAGAAAATACgaccgaggtggtggatattCTAGGAGACGCGCTCCAGACGCAGCACATCGGCTGTGTGGATATGGACCTTGTTTTACCGCCTGGATCGATCGTGCCGCTAGGAAATGCCGACTTGGAAGAGGTAccagaagatgaagacgataTTTTGGATCCGACGTTGAGACAATATGGCGGATACAACCAAATAGTCAAATTGTTCGGAGAGCCGGTGTTTCTGCCAACATCGAAGCTGCGGCGCGCGCCATCACGACCAACCTCGTTGAACCGCAGCAAGTCGTTCTCCAAGAACCAAAAGGTGGAGCTGCGCATGAAGATGGGCGAATTGGTGGACACGGAAGAGCGTTATGTTCTCAAGCTTAACGAGCTGGTCAACAACATCGCGGTCGACTTTTAcaaaaaggccaaggaaAGGTCGGCAGGGAGCATCAGCccttcggaggaggaggtagagaGGCTGTTCCCCAAGTCAGCACAGGCTATTCTCGAGGTCAACTCGGCATTCATGGAAGAGCTCCGCCGAGTCATGGACGAAAGTGAAGAGGAGGCCATGAAAGACATGGAGACACCATTTCCTCCGACACGTCTCAACAGCCCAAACAAGGCCAAGGATCCAAGCGGTGCTCTGGCGATGGCGAGATTATTTCTCGACTGGTTCCCAAAGTTCACCGAGTGCTACCAGGACTACATCCGAGCCAGTCAAaacttccccaagctcctcaaCAATTTCCTCGACCAGCAGTCGAGTTTCCGGCAGAGGGTGGTGCAGACAGGTGAACAGACGATCCGGTCGCTGCTGATTGAACCGGTCCAGAGGCTTCCCCGGTACAACTTGTTCATCGATCAGATCGTTGCCTGCCTTCCAATAACACACCCGGCGCTGCAAGTTTTGCTACGAGCAAGGGATATCATCACAAACATCTGCTCCATGGACGACCCATTACCAGACAAGCCACATGTCACGCATCGATTGCGCACAATGGTCGAGTGTTGGCCAGCAGACCTCGAGCCTCAAGGACGATTGATCCTGGCTGTCGACTTTGTGGAGCTGGCTGCCCCCTACATCGATGACGATATTCCCGACAGACCAGGcattctgctgctgttttCGGATTGTGTTGTCATTCTgcagaagaagggggatTCTGAGAGGACAGCTCGGGACTTCTTGAAGGAGATCGACAAGCCGTCACCTGCAGGGTTGTTGGCAGCCATGACCAATGCTGCTGGCGGACAGGGCTCCTGGGAGTTTGCCTTTACTGGATGGCACAGCCTGGCCGATGTCCGCTTCACCGAGTCCATAGATGGGCGGCTGATTTGGATGACGTCGACCCAGGAAATGAAGGGCGCCCACGCCGGCGAGTATTTCACCAGCAAGGCCATCACGACCAGGTGTTTTCTCCTTCGCGAGCACTACGAAGGCAAGGCCAACAAGTGGACCGAGGACATTGTCAAGGCCAGAATCGAAGGAAGATTTTCGGAAAAGGAACGGGAGGACCCTGCATGGACCCTGCGTTCCGTCAAGATGCAGGATGCACAGTTCGGCCTGCATGCCGCAGTCTTTCAGGAGGGCGCGCATCAACTAATCGAGGGCCGCAGGGAGCCAGCGCCAATACGCGTCGTACTTGACATCGAGAATGGCACCAAGGGAGCGCCTGTCGGCCATTACGGTGTGGAGATTGTGACCGAGGTCCGATGCGGCGACATGAAGAGGATATCGATGAACACCATTGGCCTCAATGGCAAAAGGTTTACCGACGACATTGCTCTGGAGGACTTCCTACCGACCCTGTCCCGAAGAATTGTCCAGTTGCTGAGCTCGCAATTCAGTGTAGCCAACCCCAGGCTTGTCCCCGCATTGGTGTCATATTACACCAAGGTAATACGGGCCATCAACATCGCACCGAAGGTGGAGAAGTCCAGTTCGAGATCATTCCTCTCGTCATCGCCGGTCAAGATGCTCTCCAGCTTCCTGTCTGGAAACAGCAGCGCGTCATCCAACGGTACCGACTCGACACCAGTCAATGGGTCGAAGCACAGAAGGACCAACTCTGCCAGGATGCGGTCCGAAAGAGAGAAGGAGCGGGAAAGGGAACGAGAAAGAGAACGTGACAGAGAACCTACTGTACTGAACTCGTCTGTATCATCCAGAGAGCAGGGCATTCCTCGTATCaccatggaggaggagcggccAGAAAACCCTCTTGTGCGCCTGGAGCAAACATTTACAGGATATGTGGCCAACATGCAGGCTCGGAAGGGCTACTTCATCGGCCGCACGTTGCTTAACAGATCAATGGCTGATGAGCTCGCTATCAACGACCTCTACAACCGATTGATCGAATTTCCCTTTGACCTTGAAGCCGCCCAAGAGCTTGGCACCGAGGTGATCTTTTGTGCATTCGAAAAGTTTGTCCGCATCGCCTGGCGCGAGCAGATTGGGCCTATCATGACCATGCAGGCGCTTGAAGCTCTGCAGATCCGTGCCTCCAAGAAGGTTGTGGGGGATTTTGCAGATTTTGTTAGGTTTATTTTCAGCGACATGGCCCCTCAAAACCGACGAGCATTCACCGCTTTGATCAAGCTTCTGGCTGATCTCTTGGACGGCTGCTCCAATGACGGTGACAGAGGCGCCTTGACGCTTGCTTTTGCCGAACTGTTGGTTGACGACGACACCGCACCAAATTatatcaacctcctcgatagaatggtggaggatgtcgatCGCATCTTTGAGGAGAACCACTTGAGTGTCACCATGCAGATGTTGATGAACAACAGATCTTTCGAGTCGCTGCACGCAACCGGCCGGAGCCACAAGTCTCAGTCGGGGTCTGTGACATCCAACACGTCGTCGCTGCGCAGGAAGTTTGGTTTCGACACACTGCTGCGCCAAAACAGCAAGAATGATGAGCGGCCTTCGGTGTGGAGGACGTTGAGCAAGCACGCCAGCAAGGCCCCTGTGCCCGGTGAGAGTGCCAGTCTTGGCAAGAACAGCAGGTCAAAGTCCATTGACATGAGTCTGAACTTCCCTACTCAGGGCAGGCTCCGGAGGCCAGCATCTAGGGACAGGCCACCTATTGCCGGGGCATTCGATGACATTGAGCACCGGCCGGGTAGCTCTAACCGGTATCTCGAGACCATTGGTGAACCGCACGACGAGCCGACCGAGACAAAACTGGTCAAAAAGAAGCGCCGTAGCTCGCTCTCGGACCTCAAAACTCTTATGGCTGCCGCCAACATCGATGATCCAGAAGAACAACTGATGCCTCTTCGTGTCAGCAGGCAGCAGACCGCCGAAAAGTTCAACTCCACACCCCGTCCTCAGTCAATGGTTTTTTCGAGagtctccacctcccccaccaaagcCTCACCGTCCAGGATACCCATCAGTCCACAGCCACCATCCAGCAGCACAAGCACTTTCCGCTCCTCCCGACAAAAGGAGAACGATCCCATTCTCCACCACGATATAAAAACCCCatcagaaaaagaaggggacgGGTCAGAGGAAGACTCAGGGAAGACGAGCTACGACAGAGCGCGTGCTAGAACTATCGCCATTTCGCAGATCCCTACCCTGAAGCCCAATTCGAGGATCCCAGGGGCGACAATTTTTCCTCCGCCGCTCGAGTCACCCGCCAATGTCAGACCCGGCACTGGGACGAGCAGCATTCCCCGCACGCCGAGCACACCAGGCCAAAGACTCCGTCTGCAATCCCCGCAGAAGCTCCGCGAGAGATTGcaaacagaaaagaaagcgATCGACGAAGTCGACGCTTCGCTAAAGTCGGAACTGTCTCGCATAGAAGAGGACATGGCGCGCCTAGGGGGGTCGTCGCTGCCCCGCTCATCTACTCTTGACTTTCGAAAGTTGACGCTTGCGGTCAAGActctggaggagaaggtccCTCTGGCGCTGATAGAATTGGAGCAGAGGAAGCAAcagctggagaaggacttGGAGGACACGctgagggggatggagatgaaggtcAAGGCGATTGATCAGTTGTATAAGGAGGCGACGGCGGAGAATGAGCTGCTGTATGAAAAGTTTaatggggagttggggaagaTTGTAAAGGCGATcaaggggaaggggcaggaggggaaggaggagctggtgggaaGATTGAGggagcagggggaggagatggggagggtgaagagggagaatgcgaggttgaagagggaggtggttagtttgaggggggtatTGAAAGGGAGTGTGAGGGAGGGGCATCAGGGGGGGGATACTTAA